The following coding sequences lie in one Arachis ipaensis cultivar K30076 chromosome B03, Araip1.1, whole genome shotgun sequence genomic window:
- the LOC107631391 gene encoding nodulation receptor kinase (The sequence of the model RefSeq protein was modified relative to this genomic sequence to represent the inferred CDS: added 44 bases not found in genome assembly): MMEKSDNLVLLRQVVPYVLCLCIFIRSASASEGFESIACCADSNYKDPLTNLDYKTDYAWFSDTRSCRPITSVLKHSAYGRLRVFDIEKGKRCYNLATTKDQVYLIRGTFPSENEPGKGSFGVSIGVTVLGTVRSSSQDLRIEGVFRATKNNTDFCLVTEEGNPYISQLELRSVSEEYLQGLNSSVLKLINRSNLGGKEDDIRYPIDQSDRIWKRTTTSPYTPISFNISILDHKSNVTPPLKVLQTALTHPERLEFNHNGLEVKEDYEYLVFLYFLELNNSVREGLRVFDIYVNSEIKKASFDVLSEGSNYRHIVLNASSANGSLNLTLVKASGSVFGPSCNAYEIMQVRPWKQETNQTDLVAILKIREELITENHDNKVLQSWTGDPCMLFAWQGISCDFSNDAPVIIKLDLSLSNLKGPLPSSVTELTNLQIMNLSHNNFNGHIPSFPSSSMLTSLDLRYNDLMGSLPPSYNSLPHLKSIYYGCNDRMDHKLSGNLNISINTDNGSCQKGNDFPQQVAIISAVACGSFLIAMAVGTIFIYRYRQRLNPLEAFGRKSNPMITNVIFSLNSIDDFLIKSISIQAFTLEYIEVATEKYNILIGEGGFGSVYRGTLENGQVVAVKVRSATSTQGTREFDNELNLLSAIRHENLVPLLGYCNENDQQILVYPFMSNGSLQDRLYGEPAKRKILDWPTRLSIALGAARGLAYLHSFPERSVIHRDVKSSNILLDHSMCAKVADFGFSKYAPQEGDSAVSLEVRGTAGYLDPEYYTTQQLSAKSDVFSFGVVLLEIVSGREPLNIHRPRNEWSLVEWAKPYIRASKIEEIVDPGIKGGYHAEAMWRVLEVALQCVEPFSTNRPAMDDVMRELEDALIIENNASEYMKSIESLGSNRYSIVIEKRVPPSTSSMVESTIIPQSLNHPQPR; the protein is encoded by the exons ATGATGGAGAAATCAGATAATTTGGTATTATTAAGACAGGTTGTGCCATATGTCTTATGTTTGTGCATATTTATCAGATCAGCTTCTGCAAGTGAAG GATTTGAGAGCATAGCATGCTGTGCTGATTCAAACTATAAAGATCCATTGACCAACTTAGATTACAAAACAGATTATGCTTGGTTCTCTGATACAAGAAGTTGCAGGCCAATAACTAGTGTGTTAAAACATTCAGCC TTACAATTTGGCCACAACTAAGGATCAAGTGTATCTGATAAGGGGCACATTTCCATCTGAAAATGAACCAGGTAAAGGTTCCTTTGGTGTTTCTATAGGGGTAACAGTGTTAGGTACAGTGAGATCATCATCGCAGGACTTGAGAATTGAAGGAGTTTTCAGAGCCACAAAGAACAACACAGACTTTTGCCTAGTGACAGAAGAGGGTAACCCTTATATATCTCAGCTTGAGCTAAGATCAGTGTCTGAAGAGTATCTGCAGGGTTTGAATTCTAGTGTCCTGAAGCTGATCAACAGAAGTAATCTTGGGGGAAAAGAAGATGACATAAG GTACCCAATTGATCAAAGTGATAGAATCTGGAAAAGAACTACTACAAGTCCATACACTCCTATATCATTCAATATTAGCATTTTGGACCACAAATCTAATGTGACACCTCCTCTGAAAGTTCTACAAACAGCTTTGACTCACCCTGAAAGGTTGGAATTCAATCACAATGGCCTTGAGGTTAAGGAGGATTACGAGTACCTTGTGTTTCTCTACTTCCTTGAATTGAATAACAGTGTTAGAGAAGGCCTAAGAGTGTTTGACATCTATGTTAACAGTGAGATTAAGAAGGCTAGTTTTGATGTATTAAGTGAAGGGTCAAATTATAGACACATTGTGTTGAATGCTTCTTCAGCAAATGGATCACTTAATCTAACATTGGTCAAGGCATCTGGATCTGTGTTTGGACCCTCTTGTAATGCTTATGAGATCATGCAGGTGCGACCATGGAAGCAAGAAACCAACCAAACAGATT TGGTGGCGATTTTGAAGATAAGAGAAGAACTAATCACTGAAAACCATGATAACAAAGTCCTACAAAGCTGGACCGGTGACCCATGCATGCTTTTTGCATGGCAAGGAATATCATGTGATTTTTCCAATGATGCACCTGTTATCATTAAGCT GGATCTTTCCTTAAGTAATCTGAAAGGACCACTTCCATCCAGTGTCACAGAGTTGACTAACTTACAAATAAT GAACCTTAGCCACAACAACTTCAATGGCCATATCCCCTCATTTCCAAGTTCCTCAATGCTCACTTCACT AGATCTGAGATACAATGATCTTATGGGGTCACTTCCACCGTCATATAACTCACTGCCACATTTAAAGTCAAT ATATTATGGCTGCAATGATCGCATGGACCATAAGCTTTCAGGAAACTTGAACATTTCAATCAATACAGA TAATGGAAGTTGTCAGAAAGGGAATGATTTTCCACAACAAGTAGCAATTATTTCAGCCGTTGCATGTGGCTCTTTCTTGATTGCTATGGCTGTTGGAACAATTTTCATTTATCGTTATAGACAGAGATTAAATCCATTGGAAGCATTTGGAAGAAAAAGCAACCCAATGATAACAA ATGTGATATTCTCATTGAACAGCATAGACGATTTCTTGATAAAATCTATTTCAATTCAAGCATTCACTTTGGAATATATAGAGGTTGCAACCGAAAAGTACAACATTTTGATAGGTGAAGGAGGCTTTGGTTCTGTCTACCGTGGCACCCTAGAAAATGGTCAAGTTGTGGCTGTGAAGGTTCGGTCAGCCACATCAACGCAAGGCACTCGAGAATTTGATAATGAG CTAAACCTGCTTTCTGCAATAAGGCATGAGAACCTGGTGCCTCTTCTTGGTTATTGTAATGAAAATGACCAACAAATTCTGGTTTATCCTTTTATGTCCAATGGCTCTCTGCAAGATAGACTATATG GAGAACCTGCAAAGAGAAAAATACTAGACTGGCCAACCAGACTGTCTATTGCTCTTGGTGCCGCCCGAG GTTTGGCATATTTGCACTCGTTCCCTGAGCGATCTGTAATTCACAGGGATGTGAAATCAAGCAATATACTTTTGGATCACAGCATGTGTGCTAAGGTTGCAGATTTTGGTTTTTCAAAATATGCTCCACAGGAAGGAGACAGTGCTGTTTCGCTTGAAGTAAGAGGAACTGCAGGATATCTTGATCCTGA GTACTACACAACCCAGCAATTATCTGCAAAGAGTGATGTCTTCAGCTTTGGTGTGGTTCTTCTTGAAATTGTGAGTGGCCGGGAGCCTCTCAACATCCATAGACCGCGGAATGAGTGGAGTTTGGTTGAATGG GCTAAACCGTACATAAGGGCATCAAAGATTGAGGAAATTGTGGATCCTGGCATCAAGGGAGGGTACCATGCAGAAGCAATGTGGAGAGTGTTGGAAGTAGCACTGCAATGTGTTGAACCTTTCTCAACAAATAGACCGGCCATGGATGACGTCATGCGCGAGTTGGAGGATGCTCTGATCATAGAAAACAATGCATCGGAGTACATGAAGTCCATAGAGAGCCTTGGATCCAACCGTTACTCTATTGTCATAGAGAAAAGGGTGCCACCCTCGACCTCGTCAATGGTAGAATCAACCATCATACCTCAATCCTTGAACCATCCGCAGCCGAGGTAG
- the LOC107631389 gene encoding organellar oligopeptidase A, chloroplastic/mitochondrial, giving the protein MAATTQDDNPLLKEFEFPPFDAVEAKHVRPGIRGLLTKLEADLDELERTVEPSWPKLVEPLEKIVDRLSVVWGIVNHLKSVKDNSDLRSAIEDVQPEKVKFQLRLGQSKPIYNAFRAIQESPDWNTLSDARKRIVETQIREAVLNGVSLEDDKREQFNKIEQELERLSQKFEENVLDATKKFEKQITDKKEIEGLPATALGLAAQSAVSKGHENASAENGPWVITLDAPCFIAVMQHARNRSLREEVYRAYVTRASSGDLDNTDIINQILKLRLEKAKLLNYNNYAEVSMATKMATVDKAEELLEKLRKASWDAAVQDIEDLKTFAKSQGAAEADDLTHWDINFWSERLRESKYDINEEELRPFFSLPKVIDGLFNLAKTLFGIEIEAADGLAPVWNKDVRFFRVKDSLGSPIAYFYFDPYSRPSEKKQGAWMDEVVARSRVLSHDGISPRLPVAHMVCNQTPPVGDKPSLMTFREVETVFHEFGHALQHMLTKQDEGLVAGIRGIEWDAVELPSQFMENWCYHRETLMGIAKHFETGESLPEDVYLKLVAARTYRAGSLSLRQLRFATVDLELHTKYVPGGPESIYDVDRRVSEKTQVIPPLPEDRFLCSFSHIFAGGYAAGYYSYKWAEVLSADAFSAFEDAGLDDIKAVKETGCKFRETILALGGGKAPLEVFVQFRGREPTPDALLRHNGLVSAAA; this is encoded by the exons ATGGCGGCAACTACACAGGACGATAACCCACTCCTGAAGGAATTCGAGTTCCCTCCTTTCGATGCGGTGGAAGCGAAGCACGTGCGCCCGGGGATCCGCGGCCTCCTCACGAAGCTGGAAGCTGACTTGGACGAACTTGAACGCACTGTTGAGCCCTCCTGGCCCAAACTTGTTGAACCCTTGGAAAAGATTGTCGATCGCCTCTCCGTTGTCTGGGGCATCGTCAACCACCTCAAGTCCGTTAAGGATAATTCCGACCTCCGTTCCGCCATTGAAGATGTTCAG CCGGAGAAGGTTAAGTTCCAGCTTAGATTAGGGCAAAGCAAGCCCATTTACAATGCCTTCCGAGCCATTCAGGAGTCTCCTGATTGGAACACATTAAGTGATGCTCGCAAGCGTATAGTTGAAA CACAAATAAGGGAGGCGGTTCTTAATGGAGTTTCTCTTGAAGATGACAAAAGAGAGCAATTTAACAAAATTGAACAG GAACTAGAAAGGTTATCACAAAAATTTGAGGAGAATGTTTTGGATGCAACAAAAAAGTTTGAAAAGCAAATCACTGATAAGAAAGAGATTGAAGGATTACCTGCTACTGCTCTTGGGTTGGCAGCTCAAAGTGCAGTGTCTAAG GGACATGAAAATGCTTCTGCTGAGAATGGACCATGGGTTATCACATTGGATGCTCCATGTTTTATTGCTGTAATGCAACATGCTCGTAATCGTTCTTTGCGTGAGGAAGTCTACCGTGCATATGTTACGCGTGCTTCAAGTGGAGATTTGGATAATACAGacataattaatcaaattttaaagcttaggtTGGAAAAGGCCAAGCTTCTCAATTACAACAACTATGCTGAG GTTAGCATGGCTACCAAAATGGCAACTGTTGATAAAGCAGAAGAACTTCTGGAAAAGCTTCGCAAAGCTTCCTGGGATGCTGCCGTGCAAG ATATTGAAGATCTTAAGACATTTGCCAAAAGTCAAGGTGCAGCTGAAGCTGACGATTTGACACATTGGGACATCAACTTTTGGAGTGAGAGGCTACGTGAATCAAAGTATGATATTAATGAG GAAGAATTACGCCCATTTTTCTCTCTCCCAAAGGTTATTGATGGGCTCTTTAACCTTGCAAAAACTCTTTTTGGTATTGAAATTGAGGCAGCTGATGGCCTAGCCCCG GTTTGGAATAAGGATGTCAGGTTCTTCCGTGTTAAAGATTCTTTAGGTAGTCCAATTGCATACTTCTATTTTGATCCATACAGTCGTCCCTCTGAAAAAAAACAAGGTGCATGGATGGATGAAGTTGTTGCTCGTAGTCGTGTATTATCACATGATGGTATCTCGCCAAGGTTACCTGTTGCCCACATGGTGTGCAATCAAACACCACCAGTAGGGGACAAGCCTAGCCTAATGACATTCCGTGAG GTTGAGACCGTCTTCCATGAATTTGGTCATGCACTACAACACATGCTTACCAAGCAGGATGAGGGTTTGGTTGCTGGTATTCGAGGGATAGAGTGGGATGCTGTTGAGCTACCTTCTCAGTTCATGGAAAATTGGTGCTATCATAG AGAGACTCTAATGGGTATTGCAAAGCACTTTGAAACTGGGGAGTCTCTTCCCGAAGATGTATACTTGAAGCTTGTGGCAGCTAGGACTTATCGTGCTGGGTCTCTAAGTCTTCGGCAG TTAAGATTTGCAACTGTAGATCTAGAGCTTCATACAAAATATGTTCCTGGAGGACCAGAATCTATCTATGATGTTGACCGGAGAGTTTCTGAGAAAACACAAGTGATTCCTCCACTGCCAGAGGACAGGTTTCTTTGCAGTTTTAGCCACATATTTGCAG GTGGATATGCAGCTGGATATTACAGTTACAAG TGGGCTGAGGTGTTGTCTGCAGATGCTTTCTCTGCATTTGAGGATGCTGGGTTAGATGACATCAAG GCTGTTAAAGAAACAGGGTGCAAGTTCCGCGAGACGATTCTTGCTCTTGGAGGCGGCAAGGCACCCCTAGAG GTGTTTGTGCAATTCCGGGGGCGAGAACCAACACCGGATGCATTGCTCAGGCACAATGGCCTAGTGTCAGCTGCAGCTTGA